The Gossypium hirsutum isolate 1008001.06 chromosome A03, Gossypium_hirsutum_v2.1, whole genome shotgun sequence genome contains the following window.
ATTATCTCCTTTTAAAATTAGAGGAATGGGGAGAATGCTGGAGTCTTGGGAGTTCTGTGTCCTTGGTAGGTTTTTGACAAAAGTTTTGGTTTGTTCAGAGAAGTAGCAGCTAAGGATGATTGTGGCGTTGAGGGTATTCTGAGTCGCTTAGAGAGAGAAAGGAATATGAATTTTGGGATTGGTTTCAGAGACAAAGGTGACAATACTTGTCCCCAAACTAACTGTACTGAAGAAGAGTCTCTTGTCCAAGCCTCAACAGATGTGGTACGTTGCGTTTATTAGTTTTGAAATCTTTCTAACATCCCtgtataattttttgaaatcttTCTTACATCCCTGCATAATTTTTCAGCTTATTTTGGTTTCATATTTTACTTTATATGAataaaggattttttttaaaacttttttaggATAATTATGTCCCCCCAACTGTTATCTTTGTCCCACCCATTCTAACCTTGattctttttgttttcattttatcgTCAGCCTCTTGGTGTGGAATTTATCATAATTGTAACTTTTTTGTATTTGTTATGTTGTAAAAGACAGTTGGTCGTCCTCATAGAAGAAAACTTATGTCATTCAGTGGCAGTTCTGGCCAAGTCAATGATACCACGGCCAAGTTTATTCAGGACCAGCCTCTATCTGGCATTGATGGTTTAAGAAATCCAACATGGAGAGAGTGGAGCCTTCAAAGAGCAGGAATCGCTGGCAAGGAATTTGAAGGTAGTCCATCCATTTTTTTCTGTTGTTTCATGTCTtaaattttgatatgatatgcatCTATTTGCACTAGTTCAACTGCTGAAATTATCGAATGGAATGAAATGGTAAACAGATATTTCAGGATATGGGACACTTGAAATAAGAAATAAATCCAATGAACTAGACAGAAGAAAAGAGTCACGTGCTTCTGGAAAAGATATTAATCACAATGAAATACGAGATTGTCTTGAGCACTTGAAGTTGGAGCTTTCATCTGTACTGCAGTCATTGAGGTCTAATGTTGATGGGGTTCTATCACGGGAGGTGAGCAAATGATCTCTGTCTCTGTCTCTTTAAAAGGAAGCCGAATCTGAAGTACTTTTATGGCCTTCCCTCTGCTTCAGAATTAGTAATTGAAAGACAGGATTAGCTCTCTTTGcaattcagattttttttttaaactcaagATGGTTTCTTTACAAGTAAAACATGACCTGCTTtcatatttattactttaaaaatacaaagagaAAGAATTGGAAAACAAAACCGAAAAACCAGAGGACAGAAGGAGAGTGTTGGAGTTAGAGGCTGGTGGAGGCAGGTAGTTCTATTCCAGGTTTATGTTCTGAAGGAAGAAAGAGTGACCAAGTGATATTTATGACTGTGCAAGGAATGGCACTTTTATGTTCTTAATCCCTTTCTGGGGGATCAGTACAGTAATCATGACTTTTAGTTATGAGATTTTTTTTGTCATCTTCCCGTTTAAATCTGTTTGTTTATGGCATAATTTAACCTAGAGGAGTGCTTAGGAAAagatagaattgaagctttattTTTTCAACATGTGCTGTCCCCACTCCCCATACATTCATTTTGAGTTATCGATTGACTTTTAACCCTGATATCATAATGCCTAGGGTGATGAAAGTTCCATTGACAATTTCCATAAGCTTTCTGATGCTTCGGAGTTCCAGGAAAATGAGATATCAAATGCCCAGGACAAATTGCGATCACTACGGGCAAGGTTGGCAGTTTTAGAAGGGAAGATGACACTGGCAATAATGTATGCAGTAGCCTACTCTTATTAGTTTAAGAAGATACCTACTTTACTTTACTTCAAAAGAATCACATTTCTACTTTCCTTTCACCCTTTGACAGAGATGCACAAAAGACTGTGGAAGAGAAACAGAAAAGGATTGATGATGCTCGTAGAGCTTTACAACTTCTTCGGACTGCTTGCATAGTATGGCCTAATTCGGGATCAGAGGTGCTGTTAGCAGGATCGTTTGATGGGTGGGCTACCAAGGTTTGCTCCCACCTCAGTCCAACTGTAGAGAATTCATAATGACACTTTTCGTGATCAATGCATTCATTAATTGAAGTGCAAGTCTCGAGTCTTGTTGATAGAGCAGTTACATAAACAACCTGTTTTTGCTTTTGTGCATGTCTTTTGATATTATAGGCTTGTTCTATCCATAATTATGCTGATAGACTTTGGTTGTTACATGTCTAGACTTAGAATTCCTTTAACTTTGGAATGCTTCAAAtacatgcatcatgtcatggttCCGAAAGGGAGCCGTAAATCCCACATTAGTTATGTACTACAGTTCAAATGTGATATTAAGTGTTCGATGGGCATAACTGCGAGGCTCCCTGTATAAATACAACTGTGAATGCCTATGGATTGGAGCGAACATCCTAGAGTTTGATTGGGCATATCTTTCATTTGTGATGAAGAAAACTGTGGGACCCTATGGCTGAGGCAGACAATATTTTACATCATGGTGAAGACTGTAACTTATTATACTCGCAATGGcccttgccttttttttttttttttgttgaatacAAATGACCCTTTCTTTTGGTAAAGCAAAATGGGCCCCATTTTCTGTACTTTGTGTGCACCCTATATGCTCTCATACATGAGGAGCTTCGTTACTTCTTTATGATAATCCTTTTGTTATTCTGCATTTAAGCCTGCTCATGTGACAATTAGTGATTTAACTAGCTTGTAACTCACTGTTTGGTAGCTTATGAATTGCAATAATATCTTGCAGAGAAAGATGGAGAAGTCAAGTACGGGTGTTTTTTCTTTACAGTTGAAGTTGTATCCAGGAAAATACGAGGTGTGTATTTTCGTTAACTTTGTTACAACTCAGAATCGTTAATGTTTACTTGTATGATGAATAATAGCTCAGCACCATTACCTTGTGTAGATTAAATTCATTGTTGATGGTGAATGGAAGCTTGATCCCTTGCGCCCCATTGTTAACAACAACGGATTTGAGAATAATCTACTTATCATCGCATAAGGAGGCCAGACTTCTATAGGCATGCAGATTCATCACAAAAATGGTAGGACATAGGAGTAAATGCGGCTGATTTTTGGTTGGTTTTGGTTTTCATTTTTCCTTCTTGTAAACAAGTAGAATAGACCTGGTAGGAGTTGATACTTCCTAATGATTCTTTAAAAGgggcatcatatcatataacacCCATGTAACACAACCGTATCGGATGACTCTCCCATATGGTTTTTTCCCTTGGATGTTCCGTTTTCTACCTTGTTGATAATGTAAACATCTATGCGAATAACGAGATGATGTTTTTTTCTGTAGTTCTTGTGGGTTGTGATACTTTGGAAGTTATCCTTAATTCAATCTATGGTGGAGAGCCTCACATAGttgattttatataataaatggaAGTGAtcgttattaaaaataaaaaaatatgccttttttttaaataaaaaa
Protein-coding sequences here:
- the LOC107886645 gene encoding protein PTST homolog 2, chloroplastic encodes the protein MATFTSSTYTSVSPHSFLTHFRARVFPSCFCGINPGNKGNSVSLKLNLVRGLVFGEDKKRVSWWSCCCKKGWDNDGDLALEADILEFMKNSDKPEAFPSKKELADAGRMDLVEGIKRQGGWLAMGWDLDDDDEEHGFQEKGFPEAGVKDWDLLEKEKKWDNQTFQERAQSKVEISGTSYLAVNSSSSTSSSGRSLEVAAKDDCGVEGILSRLERERNMNFGIGFRDKGDNTCPQTNCTEEESLVQASTDVTVGRPHRRKLMSFSGSSGQVNDTTAKFIQDQPLSGIDGLRNPTWREWSLQRAGIAGKEFEDISGYGTLEIRNKSNELDRRKESRASGKDINHNEIRDCLEHLKLELSSVLQSLRSNVDGVLSREGDESSIDNFHKLSDASEFQENEISNAQDKLRSLRARLAVLEGKMTLAIIDAQKTVEEKQKRIDDARRALQLLRTACIVWPNSGSEVLLAGSFDGWATKRKMEKSSTGVFSLQLKLYPGKYEIKFIVDGEWKLDPLRPIVNNNGFENNLLIIA